From the Parcubacteria group bacterium genome, the window TCCTATCCATTTCTTTCGTTAATGTAAAAACGATTTGAATGGACATCAAACTTTTCTTATCCTTTCTTGATTCTCGTTGTCTGAATCGCACACGAGGTCTTCTGGCATTATACACCGGCAACTTATTGCCAATGTACCGATCATAGTATTGGCTGACGGATGGGTCTTGACTGAACACACTGCCGTCAATTCCCATAGTGGCAAGATCATATCGTGCAACAAGCATGTCAAATATCATTCTTGCTGTTTCATGAGAATCATAATAAAACCGAGATTCGAGATATGATATCTGACTAAATCCCAACCGTTTCAATCCTCGCTTCAATCTGAGATACAAAAGTTCTACAAAACTAACTTCTCCTCCAGCCACAATAAATACCGCTACGACAAAACTAAAAAATGACAGAAGCCACGCAGGAGTTTCCGGCAGACAAAGCAATCCTACGTACATGATGGCAAAATACACCGGATCATGTATCAAAACATCTTGCATCAAACTTTTACTGCCCTTTCGCAATGCCTTACCAAAATAGCAGCACAAGCTCCTCCTGTTTTCCTGAATAGTTGATCTGTAAATTTTAAATGCTTCCCAAAAATGCAATGGAAAAAATCCCACCTTTTCCACTACCGGACCAATGAGCGACAATAAAAAATTTAGGGTGACATACACTCCGGCAAAGCGTGCGACGACATCCGTTCCAGCCGTGTTCGTAAAATACAATCCCAGCCAAAACGTTGCCCCTGTGTTCACCACAAGTGCCAACACTTCATCACTGCCAAATCGCTTGAACACATCCCAAAAAGGACTGCCTGGCAAAACGATCATGTCTGTACCGTCTTTCAACATATGATCCTCCAATATAGAAGATGAGACATCTTATTAAATAACATTCCAAAAACCGACAGTACAGGCTACCATACTTCGTGTAAAAAATCAAGAATGTCTTTCGGTCAAATCGGCATCTACAAATTCATCGTGTTAAAAAGATAGCCGATGAAAATAATGCCTGCGCCAACTACAGTCGCGAAAATTGCGATCAGTTTTGGTTTCATGATCCTGCGCAAGATGAGAAACTCCGGCAGAGACAGCGCCGTTACCGCCATCATAAACGCAAGCACCGTCCCGAGCGCCACGCCTTTTTCAAAAAGTGCGCTCACGATCGGCATCACGCCCGCCGCATTGGCATAGAGCGGGATACCTACGAGTGTTGCCAATGGTACCGCATACCATTTGTCCGCACTTGCATACTGTGCCAAAAAGTCCGCAGGCACATAACCATGGATCCATGCACCCACCGCCACACCGAGGATGATATACGCACCAACTTTTACAATGATATCCCATGTGTATTTGTATGCATAATGCATACGCTCGTTCCATGTCATGTGTGTCATATCCGCATCGCGTACTGTATTTTTTCCAAGATCTTCGATCAGGTTTTCTACATTCAATCGTCCGATCACCATCCCCGCCGCCACAGCAATTACCAGACCACTCGTGATATAGATCAGTGCAACTTTGAGTCCAAAGCTCCCCAAAAGCATCACCAACGCCACTTCATTGATCATCGGCGACGCAATGAGAAAAGAGAACGTAATCCCCAACGGCACGCCCGCCTCCACAAAACCCAAAAAGAGCGGCACTGCACTGCATGAGCAAAACGGCGTGATAATTCCCGTTGCCGCTGCAATGATATGCCCGACAAATTTATTATGTCCTGCAAGAAATGTGCGAATCTTTGTCGGCGCAAGAAATGTCCGCACCACAGAAACGGCAAAGATCACCACTGCAAGTAAGATAAAAATTTTCACCGTGTCAAAGATAAAATAATTTACCACCTCGCCCAGCAATTCATCATGTGATAGACCCAGCAGGTCATATGCAATAAGATCTGCAAATATTTGTATAGGGTAAAAGATGCTCATAGTTATTGTATGTTATTTATAATTTATATGTTGTCATTATCGTATATACATCAAATCCTTCTGTCCGACTGGACATCTTCCTTTGCAAAAGGAAGAATTTTATCTTTCCATAACGCAAAAAATCATTATTTTAATTTTCAACAGGGATTTTTTATATCTGCAATTGAGAAACAAAAAAGTACAGTGAAAAAACCACGAGCAAGATCCCAAAAAGCATTTTGATCGTGGAGGATTTCGTCCGGAGATCCATCTTTGCTCCCAGATATGCCATGGGGATGACACCCCCACTCATCGCAAGACTGACAGTCAGGTCAATATGTTCCAACTGATAATGAATGATACATGCGGGGATGACCAGCACCGCAATCGTCAATAGCGATGTCGCGACAGCTTTTTTCATTTCCATGCGCAAAAGTTTGACAAAGACCGCTACGAGAAATATGCCTCCCCCATTTGCCAGAACGCCGGAAATTACACTGCACAAAAAAGCGATAGCGGTAATATATATGGATGAAGCTTCATTTTGCTTTTTCAGCGATTGTGTTGTGTTTTTTTCGGCGATGCCATTTAGCGCAAAATTCCATCCGATCGCAAAGATCGCCACAGCGGTAAGGATCATCAACACTTTACCCGAAAAAAATCGCGACGCGTAGGAGCCAGCGATAATACCGGGCAATCCACCCAAAACGCTATACGCAAAAACGCGCATATCCACCAAATGCTTCTTCCAGTACACCAGCAATGCGACAATAATTGTTACGATCGATGCCGGCAAAGGCGTACCCAGTGCGATATATGGCGGAAGATGGAGAAAGATCCGCAAAAGTGGTGTATCGATGCTACTGCCCCCGATACCAAAAAATGCGGAAAGAAATCCCGTAAAACATCCGATGATAATTGCTGTGATCGTCATTTTTGTTTTATAACTAACGCTTTACACAGTGTATCATATCATCGCTATGTGTATCAATGACGCGTGATGCTTCGTTATATTTTTTACTCCTCACCCCAACACCTGTCATTCCCGTGAAAACGGGAATCTACTATCAATATTTGTCGTATAATAATTCTGGATTCCCGTTTTCACGGGAATGACAATTGATCGTATGAAGAAAAATATTAGAATAATTATATATATTAAGTAAGTATTTTAATAAAAATGGGTTTTTCAGATTGGCAGTTCTTCGATAAAATTCAATAATGCAATATAACAAAAAAATGGACTTTTCTCTCATATCATGCTAAAAAACAGTGAAGAGATTGGAGGCTCTTTAAACAAAGGCACCTTTACAACACAATATTCAACCGGAGAGAATATATCATGGAGAGATTGATTGTCATCGTATTATCTGGCGCGTTTGGAGCAACGTTCTACTTTGTGTTAGAACTGCTCCTAAAAAAAGAGTCCGCACAAATGTATGTGCGGAAAAGACCTTATCTGCATCCCAATGCTATCTGTTATTGGCGAACAGGATTGGCGATTGTTGGGTATTTCCTGTACTTTTTTTTGGCAAAAGAACCATTCTGCGGATCGGTTTTTTTTCTCGCCTTTAGTGCATCATTGGAAAATGCAGGCATATTCATTTTTACATTTGCCGCAGTATTGGATGGTGTCGATGGACTAGTGGCACGAAAGTGTGACTTGGTCTCACAGCAAGGAAAGTCCCTTGATCCGCTGTGCGACAAATTAACTTATCTGCCACCACTTGTCAGTTTTTCCTTTTTAGGGATCATGTCTATCAGGCTGGTTTTGATCCTGGTCGTGATCGAATTTTTCGGACAATTCTTTGCAAGAAAAATTTTGGATCATCTCAAACGTTCCGTAAGTGCAAATAATTTCGGAAAGATCAAAACGATTATTTGTTTTGCTCTCGTGATCTACTGCGCATTGCTGGACAAAAATCCGCATTACGTCAACATCTGCAACTACGTTCTCATCTCCTGCATTGTTCTTGCGTTGGCATCAATTGTATTCAAATTCATACCCAGCACATTATATGCCAATATTCTTACAGGATTGAATTTTGCATGCGGTGTCACAGGATTGGTCTTCATCTATCATGGCCACCTTGTCTGGGCTGACATTGCCATTATTACCGGTCAAATATTTGACCTCTTTGATGGCAGAATG encodes:
- a CDS encoding permease — protein: MSIFYPIQIFADLIAYDLLGLSHDELLGEVVNYFIFDTVKIFILLAVVIFAVSVVRTFLAPTKIRTFLAGHNKFVGHIIAAATGIITPFCSCSAVPLFLGFVEAGVPLGITFSFLIASPMINEVALVMLLGSFGLKVALIYITSGLVIAVAAGMVIGRLNVENLIEDLGKNTVRDADMTHMTWNERMHYAYKYTWDIIVKVGAYIILGVAVGAWIHGYVPADFLAQYASADKWYAVPLATLVGIPLYANAAGVMPIVSALFEKGVALGTVLAFMMAVTALSLPEFLILRRIMKPKLIAIFATVVGAGIIFIGYLFNTMNL
- a CDS encoding sulfite exporter TauE/SafE family protein, translating into MTITAIIIGCFTGFLSAFFGIGGSSIDTPLLRIFLHLPPYIALGTPLPASIVTIIVALLVYWKKHLVDMRVFAYSVLGGLPGIIAGSYASRFFSGKVLMILTAVAIFAIGWNFALNGIAEKNTTQSLKKQNEASSIYITAIAFLCSVISGVLANGGGIFLVAVFVKLLRMEMKKAVATSLLTIAVLVIPACIIHYQLEHIDLTVSLAMSGGVIPMAYLGAKMDLRTKSSTIKMLFGILLVVFSLYFFVSQLQI
- a CDS encoding CDP-alcohol phosphatidyltransferase family protein, producing MERLIVIVLSGAFGATFYFVLELLLKKESAQMYVRKRPYLHPNAICYWRTGLAIVGYFLYFFLAKEPFCGSVFFLAFSASLENAGIFIFTFAAVLDGVDGLVARKCDLVSQQGKSLDPLCDKLTYLPPLVSFSFLGIMSIRLVLILVVIEFFGQFFARKILDHLKRSVSANNFGKIKTIICFALVIYCALLDKNPHYVNICNYVLISCIVLALASIVFKFIPSTLYANILTGLNFACGVTGLVFIYHGHLVWADIAIITGQIFDLFDGRMAEKYGGTPHGHIWDDIADFVTFGLCPAYMIASLGGIYAWTFGLLFLACVTYRLIRFATVDKKRTDLPAGIFNGLPSPAGAWIILGSALVFDPFLLFVATVLSSGLMVSHICFAHFGRVIMEKMPKPLRLLNEALVVILLAYIAKTQSIAMFGYFLLSLAIIYVITGRKMAIDACAAQTSVTLM